The genomic window cccccCTTCTCTCTGGCCGGTTAGGAATTTAGATCTCGGCCCTCTCCATTCTGAAGACGCCGTATCTCCCTTGAGCACGtaattctctcccctcacatctcccTAAATGTCTTTCAGTGAAAAGTATTTTTCTCCACTTGAATGCGTTTTCTCCATCTCACCTTGGTTTTGCAAGTAGAGCGTTTGGCCTTCTTGCTTCCGGCCTCCCAGGTCAAGGAGTGTTGCCTGGGGCGGGGGCATGTGGGAACCGTACCCTGATCCGTGGCGTCTGTGAGATGTCAGCGAAGCTACAGGCGGGGCCCTGCTGCGTCCTTGGTCATTAGGTCTCGGGTGATGAGGTTCTCACGGGTCTCACGAACACTCCTGCTCACGTGTGTCTGCAGGAAACCCAGCTCTTCGGCTTCGGCGGGCCGCGGTGCCGTGTGGGGGCTGCAGGCGGACCCTGGCCTCCAGCTTCCAGGCGGGCCGGCCGTTCAGCTCGCAGGCGGCGGAGGACCGGAAGGAGGAGCCCCTGCACTCCATCATCAGCAGCACGGAGAGCGTGCAGGGTAGCCTGGATAGAgccccgggggaggggagggagggctcgCCCAAcagtgccccctgcccgccctgccagCCTGCACTGCCTCTTGCCCCCTCTGGTGGCCGCTGACGGCAGCGCCGCCTCCGTGGTGACTCAGAGCACATCTGCTTGCAATCAGGGCCCGAGCGCGGAGCTGCTGGCCAGGCCGGGTCGGAGCGGGCCTCCCGGTTCCCGGGCAGCACTCGGGCGCGGCTGCAGAGCCCCTCCTCAAGGAGGTCCACTTCTGGCTTTCGGAGCTGACCACGGAACCCTTGAGGTTTGGGTAGAGGGCAGAACAGAAGCCAGTTgccttttgggtttggttttctgTTGTTGGTTTTTTCCTAAATAAGCACTTTGGAAACTGCTGTTTTTAGGCTGGCTTCCAGGGTTGGCTTGCGAGCCAGCCCAGTTGTCACGCGCGGGCACTACGGAAATGCTGACCCTGTGGGCCACGGGGAGCATGAGccgcctggggtgggggcgcctGATTAGGCACCGAGATTtcctccctgggcccagagacctctccccctcccttatCCTGAAGCGTGTCTGGTGTGCTCTTCCACGGAGGTGGAAATCGTACCTCTGATTCCTTACAGGGTCCGTTTCCAAGCACGAGTTCCAGGCTGAGACAAAGAAGCTTCTGGACATCGTAGCCCGGTCCCTGTACTCGGAGAAAGAGGTGCGGCGCCCGTTCCTCGCCCCTGGTTCCGGGGGAAGCCAGAGAGCATGTTCTCCCTGGACGCTGGGCCCTGTCCACCGTGGAGGGGTCGCACCCCAGAGCAGGGGTGGGTGATCACGGACTCACATTCGGAGGATTGGGTCCGGGGGGCCTGGAGTGAATAACTGTTGCTGATCATTAGTTCAGACTCCTTGGCTGCCTGCTCCGCTGTGAGTCAGGCCCGTGGCCGGGTGGTGAGTGTTGCCATTGGCGCCCGCGCAGGGTGGGGCGGAGAGTGCTCCAGCGCGCACTGGCTCCAGGGGGCGGCCGCCCACCTTTCCCTGACGTGCTGCGCTGCGGGGAGACGGGTTGGAGCCCGACTCCTGGGCCCCTCTCCCCAGACGGTGCCCCCGTCCTCTGCCGTAGGTGTTCATTCGGGAGCTGGTCTCCAATGCCAGCGACGCCTTGGAGAAGCTGCGGCACCAGCTGGTGTCCGCGGGCCAGACGCTGCCGGAAATGGAGATTCATCTCCAGACTGACTCTGAGAAGGGCACCATCACCATCCAGGTAGGGCCCAGGGGGACGGGACCCGCCCTCGGCTGGCGCGTCTGAACGTTCTGCCGCTGGCTGGCGGCGCATCATCGCTTCCTTTTTTTACGTCTCTTTGAAAGGCCTGTTTCTGCTCACTTTTGGTCAGGTGCTTTTGGGTGTGTCTAGGTGGAAGCATTCTGAACATACTCTCCATAAATCCTATTTCAGTATGTGCCACAAATTTTCTCCCCGTCTGTGGTTTACCATACTTGGGGGTTGTTGGGGATCGgtcctgggtcggccgtgtgcaaggcagcaccttccCGCGTGCTCCCGCCAGCCCCGCCTGCCTCTCCAGCCTGCCGGCAGCCGTGGAGCACCGATCGGGCTTCTTGTACCcacttctgtcttctctgcttcCTGCTTATGCTCGCCTGAGGCGAGTTCTGCCCGTCTCGGAGCCCGAGGCATCTCCCTCAGGGCCAGGGTCCCTAGGCCGGCTGGGCAGGGGCAGCATCCTCTGATTTTCTCCCCACGAGTCACCTTGGCCTTTGTCCAGAGTCCGTTGGTGTTGGCTGTGCCCGCCTCGGCCGTGTCCTCCAGGGCGCTTCTTTCGGGAGGTCCGGCCAGAGGACAAGGTCTTCCCTGGTGACATGTGCCACTCAGCCCAGCTGACCCGACGTCTCCCTGCCCCGGGTACCTGTGCTGTGGCACTCAGTACCTCCCTGTCCCCAGGACACTGGCATCGGGATGACCCAGGAAGAGTTGGTGTCCAACCTGGGAACCATCGCCCGGTCGGGGTCAAAGGTGAGCGACCCTGCCCTTGTCGCAGCCGTGTGGCCCCGTGGGGGAGGTTTCCCGACGTGATTTCTGGTGTCGCTCTGAGGCCCTGGCGGAGCAGGCCGAGCTGCGTGCCCTGGCCCTGGGTGCAGGGTCACAGCCCGGCCTGAGTCCCTCTGCCTTCGGCTTAGCCCAGGGCCCCCTGGGATGGTGCGTTGGGGCAGTTGGTGGCAGTGTTGTGCACGCTGCGGTGTCTGCTCCAGGCCAGGCGGGCCGCACACCCTCCTTTTGCGCTTTGGGGCCCGCGCAGGGGAGCAGATGGCCTTCCTCCGTAAGACCCGCCTCGGCCCCACGCGCCTGCCCCCCAGCTCCGCCAGGAGAGGCGCTCGGCACTGCTGGCCACGCTGACCAGGCTCAGGAGCACTGTCGGAGAGCGCGACCACGCGTCCCTTTTACTGCGTTCTGTCTGGGAACCGTGGCGGCCAAGTGCCTTGCGGTGTTGTAGACGAGGGTGTTTCCCACCAAGTGTGGCGTCTGGGAGATGTGCACAACACacgggcctccccctcccccactgaccGGGTGTGGCCCTCCGTCAGCAGGGTGGGCTCGCTCTCTGCTGCTGCCCCGCAGGGTCCCTGGGCGGGGGCTGAGGGAGGCCCTGTGCTGGCACTCTGAAGAGCGGGCACAGCAGCCCGGAGGCTGCGCCCCTGACCGGCCTGTCCGCCCCAGGCCTTTCTGGACGCGCTGCAGAACCAGGCGGAGGCCAGCAGCAAGATCATCGGCCAGTTCGGCGTGGGCTTCTACTCGGCCTTCATGGTGGCCGACAGTGTCGAGGTGTACACCCGCTCAGCGGCGCCCGGCAGCCCTGGGTACCGCTGGCTCTCGGACGGGTGAGTGAGGCAGCGTGACCCGGCCTGCCCCGCGTTCTCTGGTGCTGTCGGCGCGTGTGGGGACTGAGACCACCCTTAGAAGGCGGCAGCACCGGGGGCTCCTGCTTCTTGTTTTTGTGTCACTGTTGTTGCTAGGCCCACCAaagctcccccagcagtgctcgggaatcCCGGGCCACTgatgtgctcaggctgactcccggcagtgctcgggggactgtggagtgccagggaccaaacccgggtcggccacgtgcaaggcaagcgccctccccgctggcctgTCGCTCTGACCCCGCCTGTGTATTTTTTTGCACAAAGCCCGAAGCCTGCACTCGGGGAACACGGCTTCTCTCTCTGCTCCACATGTGTGGCCCACAGGGGACGCTGCTCGGTCCCCCCCTCAGCTGCCCATCTCTGTTTATGAGGGGGCCGGCCCCGGTGGCCCCAGCAGGGCACGGACGGTGAAGGCGTGTCCCCAGAGGCTGACGACCCCCAGAGGCCCAGGAACAGGGGCCTTCACGTGGGGAAAGCACTGGGGACACACACTGGCGCCCTCGCTGCAGCAGCctcgatccccgccatcccagcCGCAGACTCCCTTCCTCTGTGCTCGCTGTCGCTGCGTGTGGCACCCTCATCTCCGCCCTCTCTTAGCTCTGGGGTGTTTGAGATCTCGGAAGCCTCCGGCGTTCGACCTGGGACCAAAATCATCATCCACCTCAAGGCCGACAACAGAGAGTTCGCCAGTGAGGCCCGAGTTCGAGGTAAGGGGAGCCTGCGTCGGGTGTGGGCGGGCCTGTGCGCGTGCGTCCTGGGCGCCAGGAGCTGTGTGCCGGGGGCTTCCCAGGGGGGACTCCAGTCAGGCCAGTCACCCCCCTTGGGGTTCCTTGGTCCTGTTTCCCTCTTGCCTGCAGCCCCAGTTAGCCGGCGCGTCTGTGCCGTGGTTTCTCTGGGTCTCCGGCCGAGAGCGTCCCGAGGGCACCGCGTGTGTCCCTGTCTTGGCATGAGACGGGTTGACAGTGCAGGCTCCGCGCACGCCACTGTCAGCTGCCAGTCTCCTCACTCTGGGCTTCTGCAGGGCGGGGTCCTGCTGACCCTCCGGGGGGAGACTCTTCTGCCCGCACGAATGCTGTCTGCTTCTCTTCCAGACGTGGTGACCAAGTACAGTAACTTTGTCAGCTTCCCCCTGTACCTCAACGGGAGGCGCCTTAACACCTTGCAGGTGAGCCTGAGCTGCTGACGCACGGAGGCGGCCTCAGTGACCCACTGGCGGGCTGCGGTGGGGCTGGGTTAGGCTGGCTCAGTCCCGGACAAGGCGTCTGTGTGCACTCGGGGCaccacacttggcattgcttaggggaGCGTGcagtgctgagcactgagcccagggCTGCGCCACAGCCTTTGCTCCGTCTCCCCTGCGCTGTGCCTCATTTCTTGTCCGTGCCTGGTACCTGTAGGCCCTCGTGGGCATCTTCCTGCTTAGTCTGTCAGGGGCCCTCGCCTGGCCCCCATGGGTGCTGGAGGGCAAGCTTTGACCCGCCACCCTGTGCCAGGCCGTCTGGATGATGGACCCCAAGGACGTGGGCGAGAGCCAGCACGAGGAGTTCTACCGCTACATCGCGCAGGCGCACGACAAGCCCCGCTACACCCTGCACTACCGGACGGACGCTCCGCTCGGCCTCCGCTGCATCTTCTACGTGCCGGGAGAGGTgagccccggccctgggcccACTGCCCGTCCCGGCATCCTGCCCCGAGTGAGCGAAATCtgtggcggggggcaggggggctgggtgAGGTGGACACGGCGAAGCTTCCGTGGAGCCCGCAGGAGGGGCACAGACCCTTAGCGCTGGGCAGGGGACAGGTGTGGAGTCGTGGCCCGTGAGTGGGGCCGGGTAGTTCAGCCACCGTGGGCCGGGCTGCACCCTTCCGGCTTTACCCACGGGAACCCAGAAGCCCTCAGCATCCACCCGGGGAGACTTGAGCTCATGGTCAGCACGTGGTCTCGGGGATCTGAGAGCCGAACCTCGGCCCAGGGCTGGGAATCCatcatttgttctgttttgtcccATGGCCACGGCCATACAGTTCCCgacagccgccccccccccaccccgtctccctgccccgcccaggcTCCGCCCCACGCAGCCTCACCCTGTCTCTCCTCACCCCAGAAACCGTCCATGTTCGACGTGAGCCGGGAGCTGGGCTCCAGCATCTCCCTGTACAGCCGCAAGGTCCTCATCCAGACCAAGGCCACGGACGTGCTGCCCAAGTGGCTGCGCTTCATTCGCGGTGAGGCGCTGCCCAGGCGGGTTGGGAGGGCGGGGCCTCAGACCGGTGGAAGACCTGAGGCGACCGTGGACACGATTGAGGTTCGctgtgggcacacccagcagcacgCAGAGCTCACTGCGGACTGAGCTCAGGATCGGGCTTGGCGAGGCACCCTCCCCGCCGCCTGTCTCCGGTCCCGGAGCCGGAGAGCTACACTGCCGCCCTCCTGCGACCTCGACTGTGGCTGAGTGTAAGCTCGGAGCAAGCAGGGCCGAGTGTCACGTTCTCCCTGGTGTCTCCCAGGTGTGGTGGACAGCGAGgacattcccctgaacctgagcCGTGAGCTGCTGCAGGAGAGCGCGCTCATCAGGTGAGCACCGCGTCCGCCCGGGACTCGTCTGCAGGAATTGTCCGACAAGTGGTTTAACAGAATGTCTTTGTCCCGGAAACGTCTAGTGGCCCTGGGTCTCTTAGGGCCCCTTGGACCTAAGGCTTGGGGGTCTGTCGTGGAGATCCACGTGTTTCCTTGTATCAGTTTACTTCTATGAGCTTTCTGAATTCTCCtttgttctttgttgtttttgtggggttttgggatttggtttttttttttttgctttttgggtcacacccggcgatgcacaggggttactcctggctctgcactcaggaatcacccctggcggtgctcaggggaccgtatgggaatcgaacccaagtcggccgcgtgcaaggcaaactcactaccggctgtgctatcactccagcctgggtttgttattttttaagattattcAGTTTTATAAATTAGCGTCCTCATGTCTGTCCCCATTCCGTAAGCTGAGAGGGTCTGGGTGCAACTGTGCCACAGTAAGAAAGAGTATGCTTTTTCCTGAATGTTCTTCAGTTTAAAAAAGTGCAGTTGGGGCTGGAAGTACAGcaagaagggtgcttgccttgtacatggcgacccgggtttgatttccagcaccctgAATGTTCCTGGAACCCTGctcgaacccaccaggagtgattcttgagtgcagagccaggaggaggccctgagcaccgccgggtgtggcaaCAGGAAAATAGTGCAGTGTCAGGTTGGGACAGCCGGCGGTCAGGGCTCCTCTGTCACACGCTTACTAGGCTTTGTTCCCGAGTGCCACGTGTGGtctccgagccccgccaggactgatcGTATTTGGAGACATTTTCCCAACCTTGTGGGAATGTGACAGCACACTTGTCCCTCAttcatggtttttgtttgttttttgttttgttattgtttttgttttgttttttggctctttggttcacacccagcactgcacagggttactcctggctctgcactcaggaattgctcctggcattgcttggaggaccctgtgggatgctgaggatcgaacccaggtcggccatgtacaaggcacatgccctctctgctgtgctgtcactccggcccctcatgtttttaaaatttttttttacattaaatttttaaaaaataacaacgtTCCATTATTTCTAGTTATTCATAGTTCATGGTTTACTCTGCGGGGGTggcaggggccactcttggtcaGAGGGTTGAgtgctggttcaatcccctgcaccccgtatggcacccctgagcacagccagatgtggtccagaaacaaccAAAAGATATACTTTGTTTGTATATACGCATATGTTTAGGTATACAGTTATTTAGATGCATATAATATGTAAGTATGTGACATacgtgtgtgggtgggtgtgtatacacacacatataaaggaAGTGACATGATGGCTGGTCCGCGAAACGTTTCCCGTTGTGGCCATGTGCAGAGCTTGTGCCGTCACTGTGCGCACGCTCCTGGTGGAAAGCTGGACCCTCTCTCGCCTCATGCCCCACTCTAGGGGCATTTTTctttgggtggggttggggggcacacccagcgttCTCCATAGTGATTTCggggtctgagctcagggatcactcctagcggtgttgCGGGACCATAGTGCcaggccagttgcatgcaaggcaaaactgaaatttttctttcttaaatttttcttttgtttttttcttgtgtatAAGCACAGCTAGCCCCTAACCCTATACCAGGGCTTTTACTTGCCCTAAGCCTCGCCTTCACCTGCCAGGGCTCCAGCTCTGGCCTCGGCCTCCAGGTGGGATTGTTCATGCCACCACCTCCGGGCAGACACTGAGGTGTTGGCTTTTGTGCAGCACCTCCTGGCCCGTGACCCCTGCAACCTGGTTACTTCCTGAGGTGCTGCCACGGTTGGGCCCCAGGCTGGAAACTCCGCCGGGACTGGCCCTCTGTTGGTTCCCCTGGGGCTGCCCCCTCAGCGCTCGCCTGaggctaaccctaaccctaatccacACTGTCTGGCCAGTGTGCAGAGCTCCTCTCCCGTTCCTTGTGGTGTGACGTGTGTTGTTTGCCCTCCTTGGCGGGTTAGCAGGGCTCCTGCGTTCATGTTCCTTCTGGCCTGATGTACGTTTCTGTTGCATAGGAAAATCCGGGACGTTCTGCAGCAGAGGCTCATCAAGTTCTTTGTTGACCAGAGTAAGAAAGACCCTGAGAAATACGCCAAGTTCTTTGAGGATTACGGCCTGTTCATGAGGGAGGGCA from Sorex araneus isolate mSorAra2 chromosome 4, mSorAra2.pri, whole genome shotgun sequence includes these protein-coding regions:
- the TRAP1 gene encoding heat shock protein 75 kDa, mitochondrial, whose translation is MARELRALLPWGRHLRLVLRAPSAAAGGNPALRLRRAAVPCGGCRRTLASSFQAGRPFSSQAAEDRKEEPLHSIISSTESVQGSVSKHEFQAETKKLLDIVARSLYSEKEVFIRELVSNASDALEKLRHQLVSAGQTLPEMEIHLQTDSEKGTITIQDTGIGMTQEELVSNLGTIARSGSKAFLDALQNQAEASSKIIGQFGVGFYSAFMVADSVEVYTRSAAPGSPGYRWLSDGSGVFEISEASGVRPGTKIIIHLKADNREFASEARVRDVVTKYSNFVSFPLYLNGRRLNTLQAVWMMDPKDVGESQHEEFYRYIAQAHDKPRYTLHYRTDAPLGLRCIFYVPGEKPSMFDVSRELGSSISLYSRKVLIQTKATDVLPKWLRFIRGVVDSEDIPLNLSRELLQESALIRKIRDVLQQRLIKFFVDQSKKDPEKYAKFFEDYGLFMREGIVTTAEQEVKEDIARLLRYESSALPAGQLTSLQDYAGRMQPGTRNIYYLCAPTRHLAEHSPYYEAMKQKNTEVLFCYEQFDELTLLHLREFDKKKLISVETDIVVDHFKEEKLEDGSAAGDRLSEKDAEDLMAWMRNVLGQRVTNVKVTLRLDTHPAMITVLEMGAARHFLRMQQLAKTQEERAQLLQPTLEINPRHTLIKKLSQLKASDPELAQLLVEQIYENAMIAAGLVDDPRPMVGRLNHLLVKVLEGR